The following proteins come from a genomic window of Rutidosis leptorrhynchoides isolate AG116_Rl617_1_P2 chromosome 10, CSIRO_AGI_Rlap_v1, whole genome shotgun sequence:
- the LOC139869956 gene encoding ABC transporter B family member 21-like isoform X2 — translation MTNTTGVQHDKEEEKESSHTVPFYKLFAFADSTDYMLMLLGTIGAIGNGICMPLMTVLFGDVINSFGENQNSHHLVAVVSKVSLQFVHLGVGCGVAAFLQVAMWMITGERQATRIRNLYLKTILRQDISFFDKETNMGEVIGRMSGDTVLIQDAMGEKVGKFTQLLATFIGAFVIAFAKGWLLALVMISTIPPLVITGGIMSVIIAKMASRGQTTYGKAAIVVEQTISSIRTVASFTGEKKALSDYHKSLVDAYNSKVHEGLATGLCFGAMKFFIYCSYSLAVWFGVKMILEKSYTGGTVLTVMFSMLAGSMSLGQASPCLSAFYAGRAAAYKMFETINRKPEIDSYDPKGKILSEIRGDIELKDVYFTYPARPDKEIFSRFSLYIPSGSTTALVGESGSGKSTVISLIERFYDPQAGEILIDNINLKEFQLRWIRGKIGLVSQEPVLFTSSIKDNIMYGKDNASMDEIRVAVELANAARFIDKLPQGLDTMVGEHGTQLSGGQKQRIAIARAIIKDPKILLLDEATSALDAESERVVQEALDEIMENRTTVIIAHRLSTIRKADMIAVIHRGKMVEKGSHSELLQDPEGAYSQLIKLQELSSRKSVHRRSISRGSPGSRRLSSSMSFSSVSFSSMSFSLPAHVGVSTSAIDIEEQETSKSHPKVPLRRLAYLNKPEIPILIIGSIAAIINGTLLPLFSIMLSNMIKTFYEPPHQMKSSTRFWALMFVILGLVSLLATPGKSYCFAIAGAKLVKRIRSLCFEKVINMEISWFDKTENTTGSIGARLSTDAANVRALVGDALAEHVQDASSVATGLVIAFSACWQLALIILVLIPLMSANGYVQMKFLKGFTADSKMKYEEASQVANDAVGSIRTVASFNSEEKVMKLYRTKCEGPRKSGIKQGLISGIGFGVSYFLLFCVYGTSSYIGARFVEAEITTFKDVFRVFLALTFASLVVSQSSSFAPHSSKAKSSTVSIFSILDENSEIDPSDESGEKLETIKGEIKIRHVSFKYPARPDIQIFRDLCLTIRSGKMVALVGESGSGKSTVIQLLQRFYNPDSGSIKLDGVELQKFQVKWLRMQMGLVGQEPVLFNETVRANIAYGKDGDATESEIIAASKLANAHKFISSLHKGYDTMVGEKGAQMSGGQKQRIAIARAIVKSPKILLFDEATSALDAESERVVQDALDKVMVNRTTVVVAHRLSTIKNADVIVVIKNGVVVEKGKHDKLINIKDGFYTSLVSFHMNSKH, via the exons ATGACAAATACCACTGGTGTACAACATGACAAAGAAGAAGAAAAGGAGAGTAGTCATACGGTGCCGTTTTATAAGCTATTTGCCTTTGCTGATTCCACTGATTACATGTTGATGTTACTTGGTACCATTGGTGCTATTGGAAATGGAATATGCATGCCTCTCATGACTGTTCTTTTTGGTGACGTTATTAATTCTTTTGGTGAGAATCAGAATAGTCATCATCTAGTTGCTGTTGTTTCTAAG GTATCGCTTCAATTCGTTCACCTTGGTGTTGGGTGTGGTGTTGCAGCATTCCTTC AGGTGGCAATGTGGATGATAACAGGAGAACGTCAGGCTACAAGAATAAGGAATCTGTATCTAAAAACAATACTGAGACAAGACATATCATTTTTTGACAAGGAAACAAATATGGGAGAAGTAATTGGCAGGATGTCTGGTGATACGGTCCTTATACAAGATGCCATGGGGGAGAAG GTTGGGAAATTCACACAACTACTGGCAACATTTATTGGAGCTTTTGTGATTGCATTTGCCAAGGGATGGCTTCTTGCTCTAGTCATGATATCTACAATCCCTCCGTTGGTAATCACTGGAGGAATTATGTCAGTAATAATAGCCAAAATGGCATCACGGGGCCAAACTACTTATGGTAAAGCAGCTATTGTAGTTGAGCAAACAATCAGCTCAATCAGAACG GTTGCTTCTTTCACAGGGGAGAAAAAAGCTCTCTCTGATTACCATAAATCGCTTGTAGATGCTTACAATTCTAAAGTTCATGAAGGTCTGGCTACTGGCCTTTGTTTTGGGGCGATGAAATTTTTCATATATTGTAGCTATTCGTTAGCTGTTTGGTTTGGCGTTAAGATGATACTTGAAAAGAGCTACACTGGTGGGACTGTGTTGACTGTAATGTTTTCTATGCTGGCTGGATCCAT GTCTCTTGGGCAGGCATCACCTTGTTTGAGTGCATTTTATGCGGGTCGGGCAGCAGCATACAAGATGTTTGAAACTATAAACAGAAAGCCTGAAATAGATTCTTATGATCCAAAAGGGAAAATATTAAGTGAAATTCGTGGTGATATAGAATTAAAGGATGTGTATTTTACTTATCCTGCAAGACCAGATAAGGAAATTTTTAGCAGATTCTCTCTTTACATCCCAAGTGGCTCTACTACAGCTTTGGTTGGAGAAAGTGGAAGTGGAAAGTCTACGGTTATCAGCCTAATTGAGAGATTTTATGATCCTCAAGCAGGGGAGATTCTAATTGATAATATAAATCTAAAAGAATTTCAGTTAAGGTGGATTAGGGGAAAGATTGGTCTTGTTAGCCAAGAACCTGTTTTGTTTACATCTAGCATCAAAGATAATATTATGTATGGGAAAGATAACGCATCTATGGACGAGATTAGAGTTGCAGTGGAGCTTGCAAATGCTGCTAGATTTATCGACAAACTTCCTCAG GGACTTGACACGATGGTTGGTGAACACGGAACACAACTATCGGGAGGACAAAAGCAAAGAATTGCTATTGCCAGAGCGATTATTAAAGATCCAAAAATCCTTCTTTTGGATGAAGCAACAAGCGCACTTGATGCAGAGTCCGAGAGAGTTGTGCAAGAGGCATTAGACGAGATAATGGAAAATAGAACAACTGTCATAATTGCACATCGTTTGAGCACGATCAGAAAAGCTGATATGATTGCAGTCATTCACCGGGGAAAGATGGTTGAGAAAG GATCACATTCAGAGTTACTTCAGGATCCTGAAGGAGCATATTCACAACTTATAAAATTACAAGA ACTGTCAAGTCGTAAATCAGTCCACCGACGATCAATAAGTAGAGGATCGCCTGGAAGTAGACGCCTCTCATCATCTATGTCATTCAGTTCTGTGTCATTCAGTTCTATGTCATTCAGTTTACCTGCACACGTAGGTGTCTCTACATCAGCAATTGATATTGAAGAACAAGAAACTTCAAAAAGTCATCCTAAAGTCCCACTTCGCCGCCTTGCCTATCTTAACAAGCCAGAGATACCCATACTCATAATAGGTTCCATAGCTGCTATTATTAATGGAACATTACTCCCACTTTTTAGCATTATGCTTTCTAACATGATTAAGACATTTTATGAACCACCTCATCAAATGAAGTCTAGCACACGATTCTGGGCTTTAATGTTTGTGATACTTGGATTGGTATCTCTTTTAGCAACTCCAGGAAAATCATATTGTTTTGCAATTGCTGGAGCTAAGCTAGTAAAAAGGATTAGATCGTTATGTTTTGAAAAGGTGATTAATATGGAGATTAGTTGGTTTGATAAGACGGAAAACACAACTGGTTCAATTGGTGCAAGGTTGTCAACAGATGCAGCCAATGTTCGCGCTTTGGTTGGCGATGCACTTGCTGAGCATGTTCAGGATGCATCCTCTGTGGCTACCGGTTTAGTCATCGCTTTTTCAGCATGCTGGCAGTTAGCTCTTATCATTCTTGTACTTATTCCCCTTATGAGTGCTAATGGTTATGTACAGATGAAATTCTTGAAAGGGTTTACTGCTGATTCTAAGATGAAGTACGAGGAAGCAAGTCAGGTGGCGAATGATGCAGTCGGGAGTATAAGGACGGTGGCTTCTTTTAATTCTGAAGAAAAAGTGATGAAGCTTTATAGAACTAAATGTGAGGGTCCCAGGAAATCAGGGATAAAACAAGGTTTAATAAGTGGGATTGGATTTGGAGTGTCATATTTCTTACTTTTCTGTGTGTATGGAACTAGCTCTTATATTGGTGCTCGGTTTGTAGAGGCCGAAATAACTACATTCAAAGATGTTTTTCGGGTATTCTTAGCTTTGACATTTGCATCCTTAGTTGTATCCCAATCAAGTTCGTTTGCCCCACATTCAAGCAAAGCCAAAAGTTCTACAGTGTCGATTTTTTCCATTTTAGATGAAAACTCGGAGATTGATCCGAGTGACGAATCAGGGGAGAAATTGGAGACAATTAAGGGTGAAATTAAGATTCGGCATGTTAGCTTTAAATATCCCGCCAGACCTGACATTCAAATATTCCGAGATTTATGCTTAACCATTCGTAGTGGTAAGATGGTAGCTTTGGTTGGAGAAAGTGGAAGTGGAAAATCAACAGTTATTCAACTCCTGCAAAGATTCTACAACCCAGATTCGGGATCCATCAAGTTGGATGGAGTCGAATTACAGAAATTTCAAGTTAAGTGGCTCAGGATGCAAATGGGTCTTGTTGGCCAGGAGCCCGTGTTGTTTAATGAGACCGTTAGAGCCAACATTGCTTATGGTAAAGATGGTGATGCTACAGAATCTGAAATTATAGCTGCTTCAAAATTAGCTAATGCCCACAAGTTCATCAGTTCTTTACACAAAGGTTACGATACAATGGTAGGTGAGAAAGGAGCGCAAATGTCAGGTGGCCAAAAACAAAGAATAGCAATAGCTAGAGCGATTGTTAAGAGTCCCAAAATACTATTGTTTGATGAGGCTACAAGCGCGCTTGACGCCGAGTCGGAAAGAGTTGTTCAAGATGCGTTGGATAAAGTGATGGTCAACAGGACCACAGTGGTGGTTGCTCACCGGTTGTCAACAATTAAAAATGCAGACGTGATTGTAGTTATCAAGAATGGAGTAGTCGTTGAAAAAGGAAAACATGATAAATTAATCAATATCAAGGACGGATTCTATACATCTTTAGTTTCCTTTCATATGAACTCTAAGCATTAG
- the LOC139869956 gene encoding ABC transporter B family member 21-like isoform X1: MTNTTGVQHDKEEEKESSHTVPFYKLFAFADSTDYMLMLLGTIGAIGNGICMPLMTVLFGDVINSFGENQNSHHLVAVVSKVSLQFVHLGVGCGVAAFLQVAMWMITGERQATRIRNLYLKTILRQDISFFDKETNMGEVIGRMSGDTVLIQDAMGEKVGKFTQLLATFIGAFVIAFAKGWLLALVMISTIPPLVITGGIMSVIIAKMASRGQTTYGKAAIVVEQTISSIRTVASFTGEKKALSDYHKSLVDAYNSKVHEGLATGLCFGAMKFFIYCSYSLAVWFGVKMILEKSYTGGTVLTVMFSMLAGSMSLGQASPCLSAFYAGRAAAYKMFETINRKPEIDSYDPKGKILSEIRGDIELKDVYFTYPARPDKEIFSRFSLYIPSGSTTALVGESGSGKSTVISLIERFYDPQAGEILIDNINLKEFQLRWIRGKIGLVSQEPVLFTSSIKDNIMYGKDNASMDEIRVAVELANAARFIDKLPQGLDTMVGEHGTQLSGGQKQRIAIARAIIKDPKILLLDEATSALDAESERVVQEALDEIMENRTTVIIAHRLSTIRKADMIAVIHRGKMVEKGSHSELLQDPEGAYSQLIKLQESNNVSKDQDNSETGTDPKRLSSRKSVHRRSISRGSPGSRRLSSSMSFSSVSFSSMSFSLPAHVGVSTSAIDIEEQETSKSHPKVPLRRLAYLNKPEIPILIIGSIAAIINGTLLPLFSIMLSNMIKTFYEPPHQMKSSTRFWALMFVILGLVSLLATPGKSYCFAIAGAKLVKRIRSLCFEKVINMEISWFDKTENTTGSIGARLSTDAANVRALVGDALAEHVQDASSVATGLVIAFSACWQLALIILVLIPLMSANGYVQMKFLKGFTADSKMKYEEASQVANDAVGSIRTVASFNSEEKVMKLYRTKCEGPRKSGIKQGLISGIGFGVSYFLLFCVYGTSSYIGARFVEAEITTFKDVFRVFLALTFASLVVSQSSSFAPHSSKAKSSTVSIFSILDENSEIDPSDESGEKLETIKGEIKIRHVSFKYPARPDIQIFRDLCLTIRSGKMVALVGESGSGKSTVIQLLQRFYNPDSGSIKLDGVELQKFQVKWLRMQMGLVGQEPVLFNETVRANIAYGKDGDATESEIIAASKLANAHKFISSLHKGYDTMVGEKGAQMSGGQKQRIAIARAIVKSPKILLFDEATSALDAESERVVQDALDKVMVNRTTVVVAHRLSTIKNADVIVVIKNGVVVEKGKHDKLINIKDGFYTSLVSFHMNSKH; encoded by the exons ATGACAAATACCACTGGTGTACAACATGACAAAGAAGAAGAAAAGGAGAGTAGTCATACGGTGCCGTTTTATAAGCTATTTGCCTTTGCTGATTCCACTGATTACATGTTGATGTTACTTGGTACCATTGGTGCTATTGGAAATGGAATATGCATGCCTCTCATGACTGTTCTTTTTGGTGACGTTATTAATTCTTTTGGTGAGAATCAGAATAGTCATCATCTAGTTGCTGTTGTTTCTAAG GTATCGCTTCAATTCGTTCACCTTGGTGTTGGGTGTGGTGTTGCAGCATTCCTTC AGGTGGCAATGTGGATGATAACAGGAGAACGTCAGGCTACAAGAATAAGGAATCTGTATCTAAAAACAATACTGAGACAAGACATATCATTTTTTGACAAGGAAACAAATATGGGAGAAGTAATTGGCAGGATGTCTGGTGATACGGTCCTTATACAAGATGCCATGGGGGAGAAG GTTGGGAAATTCACACAACTACTGGCAACATTTATTGGAGCTTTTGTGATTGCATTTGCCAAGGGATGGCTTCTTGCTCTAGTCATGATATCTACAATCCCTCCGTTGGTAATCACTGGAGGAATTATGTCAGTAATAATAGCCAAAATGGCATCACGGGGCCAAACTACTTATGGTAAAGCAGCTATTGTAGTTGAGCAAACAATCAGCTCAATCAGAACG GTTGCTTCTTTCACAGGGGAGAAAAAAGCTCTCTCTGATTACCATAAATCGCTTGTAGATGCTTACAATTCTAAAGTTCATGAAGGTCTGGCTACTGGCCTTTGTTTTGGGGCGATGAAATTTTTCATATATTGTAGCTATTCGTTAGCTGTTTGGTTTGGCGTTAAGATGATACTTGAAAAGAGCTACACTGGTGGGACTGTGTTGACTGTAATGTTTTCTATGCTGGCTGGATCCAT GTCTCTTGGGCAGGCATCACCTTGTTTGAGTGCATTTTATGCGGGTCGGGCAGCAGCATACAAGATGTTTGAAACTATAAACAGAAAGCCTGAAATAGATTCTTATGATCCAAAAGGGAAAATATTAAGTGAAATTCGTGGTGATATAGAATTAAAGGATGTGTATTTTACTTATCCTGCAAGACCAGATAAGGAAATTTTTAGCAGATTCTCTCTTTACATCCCAAGTGGCTCTACTACAGCTTTGGTTGGAGAAAGTGGAAGTGGAAAGTCTACGGTTATCAGCCTAATTGAGAGATTTTATGATCCTCAAGCAGGGGAGATTCTAATTGATAATATAAATCTAAAAGAATTTCAGTTAAGGTGGATTAGGGGAAAGATTGGTCTTGTTAGCCAAGAACCTGTTTTGTTTACATCTAGCATCAAAGATAATATTATGTATGGGAAAGATAACGCATCTATGGACGAGATTAGAGTTGCAGTGGAGCTTGCAAATGCTGCTAGATTTATCGACAAACTTCCTCAG GGACTTGACACGATGGTTGGTGAACACGGAACACAACTATCGGGAGGACAAAAGCAAAGAATTGCTATTGCCAGAGCGATTATTAAAGATCCAAAAATCCTTCTTTTGGATGAAGCAACAAGCGCACTTGATGCAGAGTCCGAGAGAGTTGTGCAAGAGGCATTAGACGAGATAATGGAAAATAGAACAACTGTCATAATTGCACATCGTTTGAGCACGATCAGAAAAGCTGATATGATTGCAGTCATTCACCGGGGAAAGATGGTTGAGAAAG GATCACATTCAGAGTTACTTCAGGATCCTGAAGGAGCATATTCACAACTTATAAAATTACAAGAGTCTAATAATGTCTCTAAAGACCAAGATAACTCAGAAACTGGAACGGACCCAAAAAGACTGTCAAGTCGTAAATCAGTCCACCGACGATCAATAAGTAGAGGATCGCCTGGAAGTAGACGCCTCTCATCATCTATGTCATTCAGTTCTGTGTCATTCAGTTCTATGTCATTCAGTTTACCTGCACACGTAGGTGTCTCTACATCAGCAATTGATATTGAAGAACAAGAAACTTCAAAAAGTCATCCTAAAGTCCCACTTCGCCGCCTTGCCTATCTTAACAAGCCAGAGATACCCATACTCATAATAGGTTCCATAGCTGCTATTATTAATGGAACATTACTCCCACTTTTTAGCATTATGCTTTCTAACATGATTAAGACATTTTATGAACCACCTCATCAAATGAAGTCTAGCACACGATTCTGGGCTTTAATGTTTGTGATACTTGGATTGGTATCTCTTTTAGCAACTCCAGGAAAATCATATTGTTTTGCAATTGCTGGAGCTAAGCTAGTAAAAAGGATTAGATCGTTATGTTTTGAAAAGGTGATTAATATGGAGATTAGTTGGTTTGATAAGACGGAAAACACAACTGGTTCAATTGGTGCAAGGTTGTCAACAGATGCAGCCAATGTTCGCGCTTTGGTTGGCGATGCACTTGCTGAGCATGTTCAGGATGCATCCTCTGTGGCTACCGGTTTAGTCATCGCTTTTTCAGCATGCTGGCAGTTAGCTCTTATCATTCTTGTACTTATTCCCCTTATGAGTGCTAATGGTTATGTACAGATGAAATTCTTGAAAGGGTTTACTGCTGATTCTAAGATGAAGTACGAGGAAGCAAGTCAGGTGGCGAATGATGCAGTCGGGAGTATAAGGACGGTGGCTTCTTTTAATTCTGAAGAAAAAGTGATGAAGCTTTATAGAACTAAATGTGAGGGTCCCAGGAAATCAGGGATAAAACAAGGTTTAATAAGTGGGATTGGATTTGGAGTGTCATATTTCTTACTTTTCTGTGTGTATGGAACTAGCTCTTATATTGGTGCTCGGTTTGTAGAGGCCGAAATAACTACATTCAAAGATGTTTTTCGGGTATTCTTAGCTTTGACATTTGCATCCTTAGTTGTATCCCAATCAAGTTCGTTTGCCCCACATTCAAGCAAAGCCAAAAGTTCTACAGTGTCGATTTTTTCCATTTTAGATGAAAACTCGGAGATTGATCCGAGTGACGAATCAGGGGAGAAATTGGAGACAATTAAGGGTGAAATTAAGATTCGGCATGTTAGCTTTAAATATCCCGCCAGACCTGACATTCAAATATTCCGAGATTTATGCTTAACCATTCGTAGTGGTAAGATGGTAGCTTTGGTTGGAGAAAGTGGAAGTGGAAAATCAACAGTTATTCAACTCCTGCAAAGATTCTACAACCCAGATTCGGGATCCATCAAGTTGGATGGAGTCGAATTACAGAAATTTCAAGTTAAGTGGCTCAGGATGCAAATGGGTCTTGTTGGCCAGGAGCCCGTGTTGTTTAATGAGACCGTTAGAGCCAACATTGCTTATGGTAAAGATGGTGATGCTACAGAATCTGAAATTATAGCTGCTTCAAAATTAGCTAATGCCCACAAGTTCATCAGTTCTTTACACAAAGGTTACGATACAATGGTAGGTGAGAAAGGAGCGCAAATGTCAGGTGGCCAAAAACAAAGAATAGCAATAGCTAGAGCGATTGTTAAGAGTCCCAAAATACTATTGTTTGATGAGGCTACAAGCGCGCTTGACGCCGAGTCGGAAAGAGTTGTTCAAGATGCGTTGGATAAAGTGATGGTCAACAGGACCACAGTGGTGGTTGCTCACCGGTTGTCAACAATTAAAAATGCAGACGTGATTGTAGTTATCAAGAATGGAGTAGTCGTTGAAAAAGGAAAACATGATAAATTAATCAATATCAAGGACGGATTCTATACATCTTTAGTTTCCTTTCATATGAACTCTAAGCATTAG